From the genome of Mucilaginibacter paludis DSM 18603:
TCGGTATCCAGTACCCGTTTCCATCGAGGTAGCTGTACTTTGCGGCCTGATAGAACCATTCCTGTAAAACGGAAATTTTCCTGATCAAAATCTTTACTTAAAAACGGCGCGTAGGCGGTTAACAATTTCCAGCGCAGGTAGGCCTTCCAGTCGGCTATGGTAAAGGTTTTCAGGTACTTGTTTACAGCCACATAAAACTCGGGTTGGCCAACAATAACCGTGTCCACTTTGGCAATACCGGCATTGGCAAAATAAGTGTTCCAGTTAATATTCGGTGTCAGTTTATTCAGTTCCGATACCGGCATTTTATTGTAGTTGTGGTATGGGTCGCGCAGGTCTTCCAGTTTGCGGCTGCTATCAGCCAAATCTTTTTCAATGGCAAAAACACTTTTGGCCGCGGCCTGGGCCTGTTCATCACTCAAGCCCGAAAGCTTAAACATTTTTGGCATGTATTGGCCAGCATAATCGGTACGTATTTTACTGGTACGTGCATCGGTTTTAAAATAATATTCGCGGTTAGGTAAACCCAGGCCGGTTTGGCCTAATTGCAGCATCATTTTCGATGAGTTTTTATCGTCCTGGCCAACGTAGGTGCCAACAAAGGCCCGCGCGCCTATTGTACTTAAGTAGGCGGTAACATCCAATAGGCCTTTGATGTCCTTAATCTGTTCTATTTTGTTCAGCGGTTCGTTGATAGCGGTAACGCCTTGCTTATCAATATTTAAGCTATCCATCCCGCTGTAATAAAAATCACCTATCTTTTGCGTACTTGTACCTTTGGCTGCCCTGGCTTGAACGGCGTTCTCGTTAATTTTTTTGAGACGGATGCGGATGTCTTCAGTAACTACGTTGCCAATTCCCCACGAAGAATAAGCGGGTGGGATGGGGTTATCTTTTAGCCATTTGCCGTTTGCATAATGAAAAAAATCGGTACCCGGCTTAACCGATTGATCGATGTTTTGAAATACAGGGTCGTTAGCAGGGTTTGATTGTGCCTTGCCAGGTAGATTACCGGCCAATAAAATAGCCGTAAGGGCTGCGCTGATAGATATATTTTGATGGTTTTTCATGAAAAATCTTTCCTTACCCAAACATAATAAATTATTGCCTTTTTGTGGTTAAACACAGCTGTCATTTATCATATCCCTAAATTAGCTATACTTGTAATACTTTACGTTTTATTAAACTTACGTTAACATGGCCAACATTATATATGGTGAAGAAATATTAAAAATATCCTTATCGGCACTGGTGGGCTGCCTGGTGGGTTTGGAGCGCGAAGTTAGGCGTAAGCCTGCCGGTTTCCGTACGCTGGCTCTGATATCGGTTGGTTCTACCGTCTTTACTATCTGCTCCTATAAAATGGGTTTCCCGGCCAATGACGACCGTATTGCCGCCAACGTAATTACCGGAGTTGGCTTTTTAGGTGCGGGTGTTATTTTCAGGAATGGGTTTTCGGTTTCGGGTATTACAACGGCGGCAACTATCTGGATAGCTGCCGCGCTGGGCATGCTGATCGGTATCGGCGAATACGCTTTGTCGGTATTGTCGCTGGTTATTTCGCTCATTATTTTATATGCGTTACAGTACATCCAGAATTATATTGATTCGCGGTTTCAGCGCCGTGATTATACCGTCACTTATAATGGCGCATTTGATAATGCTGCCTTAATCAATAAACTCAACGAGCTCAAGCTCAAAGCCCGCAACTTTAAAGAAACACGCCAGGATAGTCAAACCTGCTTTCGATTTGATGTGTCGGGTAGAGAAAAGGATCTTGACGTTTTTAACTTGTGGCTCAAGAACGAGGGACGGATCTATTCGTTTGATTGGTAGGGGAATTCTAAGTCGGGAGCTGGTAGTTCTGAGTCTTGAGAAGGCAAAATACAGATGGAATACCTCCGAAGTCATTAACCATAAATATTTAATTAATAACCTAATAGCCAATACACCAAATAACTCAATAGCAAAAAATCAATTTCTTACCCTGTTCTGCTCGCTGTCGGCGCTGCCTATCTCTCTTTTTTTGCCGGTTTTACCAGTTGTGCCGAAATTATAAGTGAAACCCAGCGTTAACGACCGGTTGGCATTATCGTTATGGTAAGTTGCTGTTACATTAGGGATATTGGTGATATTGCCTGCCGAAAAGTTGCCACGCAACACATCGCGCGCGCTTAACTTAATGGTACCCTTGTTATGCAGTATTTTTTTTGAGATTCCGGGATTAACCTGCTGGCGGTGGATATGTGTAAACTGTGCATCTTTTGATGGTGATAAATAGAAGATATTGAGTTCGGCATTCCAGCCATGCGATAGGTTGAATTGATTGACATCGTTTAAATAAAAATAGGTGGTACGGCTATCAATTTGTGAGGATACAAGCTGGCCCTGAAAATAGTTTTGATCAAGTTCCGTATTTAAACTGAAGCTCCACCATTTAGCCGGACTTAAAGCCAGGTAAACCTCCAGGGCATAATGGATG
Proteins encoded in this window:
- a CDS encoding M13 family metallopeptidase, whose product is MKNHQNISISAALTAILLAGNLPGKAQSNPANDPVFQNIDQSVKPGTDFFHYANGKWLKDNPIPPAYSSWGIGNVVTEDIRIRLKKINENAVQARAAKGTSTQKIGDFYYSGMDSLNIDKQGVTAINEPLNKIEQIKDIKGLLDVTAYLSTIGARAFVGTYVGQDDKNSSKMMLQLGQTGLGLPNREYYFKTDARTSKIRTDYAGQYMPKMFKLSGLSDEQAQAAAKSVFAIEKDLADSSRKLEDLRDPYHNYNKMPVSELNKLTPNINWNTYFANAGIAKVDTVIVGQPEFYVAVNKYLKTFTIADWKAYLRWKLLTAYAPFLSKDFDQENFRFTGMVLSGRKVQLPRWKRVLDTENGIMGELLGQLFVKEYFPMKAKLRYTNLVEAIKQSYREHIAQLDWMSPETKQKALYKLNTINAKVGYPDKWKDFSNLNIDRGSYAVNVMHARHWAYLNNINKLGKPVDHTEWNMTPQTYNANYEPSNNEITLPAAQFIIPGIKDEDIDDAVVYGYSAASTIGHEITHGFDDEGRQYDAKGNLKAWWTPSDSVKFTQRAQVLVNQFNSYVVLDSLHVNGKACLGENIADLGGIVLGVDAFKKTAQYKEGKTINGLTPMQRFFLGYAIGWLGQQRDEELAQRILTDVHAPGFLRVNGPFSDVPEFYEAFGVKKGDAMWIDPDKRVKIW
- a CDS encoding MgtC/SapB family protein, which translates into the protein MANIIYGEEILKISLSALVGCLVGLEREVRRKPAGFRTLALISVGSTVFTICSYKMGFPANDDRIAANVITGVGFLGAGVIFRNGFSVSGITTAATIWIAAALGMLIGIGEYALSVLSLVISLIILYALQYIQNYIDSRFQRRDYTVTYNGAFDNAALINKLNELKLKARNFKETRQDSQTCFRFDVSGREKDLDVFNLWLKNEGRIYSFDW